CCGCTCATCGGGCTCTACGTCCGCTGGTGCTGGGCCTGGGCACAGGGAGACTGGCTGGCCTACGCCCGCCTCATCAAGCTGCCAGCCCTGGCCGGAGAGGCACTGGTGCTGTGGACCCTGTGGCGCTTTGCCAGTCCCCGCGCGTTCGCCGCCTACGCGCTGATTCCCGGGCCCATCCTCGTCGCCTGCTTCCACGGCAACACGGACAATCTGTATGCAGCCCTCGTGCTCGTGGCGGCCATCGCGTTCGACAAGGAGCGTTACTTCTTGTCCGGCGTGCTCTGGGGCGCCACCCTCAACGTGAAGCTGCTCCCGCTGGTGCTGGTGCCGCTCGTGGTCATCGGAGCGCCGGATCGGCGCGCCTTCCTGCGGCTCGCAGCGGGCGCCTCGCTGGGACTGATTCCCTTCATCCCTCCCGCGCTCACGGCCGCCTCGAGCATGTACCGCAACATGCTCACCTATAACTCGAACGCGGATAACTGGGGCCTGCTGGCCATCCTCAACCCCGCCGTGGAGATGCACAACCTGTCGGCCTTCGCCTTGCGGGCGAAGGAGGCGTTCACCGCCACCGGCCGCTACCTCATCCTCGCGAGCGTGACGGGGGTGGCGCTGCTCTCCCGGTTCCGCACCCGGCTGTCCATGACGGAGCAGGTGGCGCTGGCGGCCTCGCTCTTCCTCGTCCTCGCGCCCGGCTTCGGAGTCCAATACGTGGCCTTCCCCGCTCCCATCCTGTGCTTCGTCAGCGTCAGCGCGGGGCTCTGGTGGGGCTGGTCCTCGGGGGTCTTCATCGGCGCCGTGTACTGGATCTTCATGACCCAGTGGCGGCCCATGCTGTCGCTCTTCACGAGTGCCTTCCCGGGGCCGTCGCCCGTGCTGGGCA
The Hyalangium minutum DNA segment above includes these coding regions:
- a CDS encoding DUF2029 domain-containing protein, which codes for MGMSLRSTRAVWLALGAVGVAVRLWLWWVSIGSTDVMVWGEHGRSLVADGLTRSYELRTHFNHPPLIGLYVRWCWAWAQGDWLAYARLIKLPALAGEALVLWTLWRFASPRAFAAYALIPGPILVACFHGNTDNLYAALVLVAAIAFDKERYFLSGVLWGATLNVKLLPLVLVPLVVIGAPDRRAFLRLAAGASLGLIPFIPPALTAASSMYRNMLTYNSNADNWGLLAILNPAVEMHNLSAFALRAKEAFTATGRYLILASVTGVALLSRFRTRLSMTEQVALAASLFLVLAPGFGVQYVAFPAPILCFVSVSAGLWWGWSSGVFIGAVYWIFMTQWRPMLSLFTSAFPGPSPVLGILAWAVLAHFVWTRVRVTWATSQAR